From Achromobacter spanius, a single genomic window includes:
- a CDS encoding site-specific integrase codes for MLKLLSDSGLPRNLLGPLLVDHIGLPRYWAAVWSAMSAAQLAESTHIKKLRCIEALYRHADNLYGESSLDAALGTFDEEALANILESWFVVIRNQSDGMAGDEKRWRTGLTFVTTVLTWLSQSHSADDRNRPITLRLHRLSTLYSQLHVRRVTATSSMRSLPSGTVETLYEMLDPESASNPFFRTQTRWRVFIAFVLMLHQGLRRGEVLLLPVDAVKNAHDTTKNRTRHWLNIQENEYVNVGDDPRYSRPGIKTSYSIRQIPVSGLTAGLVQTYAENYRGRPRHSFLLNSQAGLPLSTEALTKIFALISRSLPRTVVRELRERTGKESVTPHDLRHTCAVMRLHQLLKQGDAMDEALQKLRAFFGWSRTSSMPSRYARAVFEDRLADVWSDAFDERVSLLRSLPKGL; via the coding sequence ATGCTCAAGCTGCTATCTGATAGTGGGCTGCCCCGCAATCTGCTGGGGCCGCTTCTCGTCGATCACATCGGCTTACCCCGGTACTGGGCTGCGGTGTGGTCAGCAATGTCTGCGGCTCAATTGGCCGAGTCAACGCACATCAAGAAGCTGCGGTGCATAGAGGCCTTGTACCGTCACGCCGACAACCTTTACGGTGAATCCTCGTTAGATGCAGCGTTGGGAACCTTCGATGAAGAGGCGTTAGCCAACATCTTGGAATCGTGGTTCGTGGTCATCCGCAACCAATCGGATGGTATGGCTGGCGATGAAAAGCGCTGGCGAACAGGTTTGACTTTCGTCACAACCGTTCTTACCTGGCTGTCTCAGAGTCACTCCGCTGACGACCGAAATCGGCCTATCACACTGAGGCTGCACCGTCTTTCAACACTTTACAGCCAGCTTCATGTGCGCAGGGTAACAGCGACCTCGTCTATGCGATCGTTGCCATCTGGCACAGTCGAGACGCTATACGAAATGCTGGATCCTGAATCAGCGAGCAATCCCTTCTTTCGCACACAAACTAGATGGCGAGTTTTTATCGCGTTCGTCCTTATGCTGCATCAAGGGCTACGTCGCGGCGAGGTTTTGCTATTGCCGGTGGATGCCGTAAAGAACGCTCACGACACGACGAAAAACAGGACTCGCCACTGGCTCAACATTCAAGAGAATGAGTATGTGAACGTCGGCGACGACCCTCGATATTCAAGACCTGGCATCAAGACCTCGTATTCAATTCGCCAAATACCGGTTAGCGGACTGACAGCAGGTTTGGTGCAGACGTACGCAGAAAACTATCGAGGTCGCCCGCGGCACTCATTTCTGCTCAATTCTCAAGCCGGCTTGCCTTTGTCGACAGAGGCTTTAACAAAAATATTCGCACTGATTTCACGCTCGTTACCTAGAACCGTCGTGAGGGAGCTAAGAGAGCGTACTGGCAAGGAATCTGTGACGCCGCACGATCTGCGTCACACCTGTGCAGTCATGCGACTGCACCAGTTGCTCAAACAAGGGGACGCAATGGACGAAGCGCTTCAGAAATTGAGGGCATTTTTTGGCTGGTCCAGAACATCCTCGATGCCCTCAAGATATGCGCGGGCGGTATTCGAGGACCGTTTAGCCGATGTGTGGAGTGACGCATTCGATGAACGTGTCAGTTTGCTGCGATCCCTTCCTAAGGGGCTCTAG
- a CDS encoding pyridoxal phosphate-dependent aminotransferase produces the protein MLSNLLRAVKPSPTLVITKLAADMRRRGIDVIGLSQGEPDFPTPEHICAAAKQAIDAGATRYTDVDGTRDLKEAIVRKFWRDNSISYDPAQISVGTGGKQVIFNALLATLNPGDEVIIPAPYWVSYPDMVRLAGGVPVEVDCPASQDFKITPEQLRHAITPRTKWVILNSPSNPTGAGYTRDDLAALSLELARHPHVWIMTDDMYEHIRYDGWQFSTIASVDPALHDRILTVNGVSKAYAMTGWRIGYAGGPTALIQAMATIQSQSTSNPCSVAQAAATAALDGPMDFLLPRNQAFKQRRDNCLQALNAIDGVHCRTPEGAFYLFPSCKGLIGRTTAQGKVLKSDVDVSQFFLEDAHVAVVPGSAFGAEGYFRISFATSDERLAQACKRLRDVCDTLN, from the coding sequence ATGCTGTCCAACCTCCTTCGCGCAGTAAAGCCTTCCCCCACACTGGTCATCACCAAGCTCGCCGCTGACATGCGCCGGCGCGGCATTGACGTGATCGGACTGTCGCAAGGCGAACCTGATTTCCCGACGCCCGAGCACATCTGCGCCGCCGCGAAGCAGGCCATCGACGCCGGCGCCACGCGCTATACGGATGTCGACGGGACCCGCGATCTAAAGGAAGCCATCGTCCGCAAGTTCTGGCGCGACAACAGCATTTCGTACGATCCGGCGCAGATCAGCGTGGGCACGGGCGGCAAACAAGTCATCTTCAACGCGCTGCTCGCCACCCTCAATCCGGGAGACGAGGTCATCATTCCCGCGCCGTACTGGGTGTCCTATCCGGACATGGTGCGGCTGGCCGGTGGCGTGCCCGTCGAGGTCGACTGCCCGGCCTCGCAGGACTTCAAGATCACGCCCGAGCAGTTGCGCCACGCGATCACGCCCAGGACCAAATGGGTCATCCTGAATTCGCCCAGCAATCCCACAGGCGCCGGCTATACGCGCGACGATCTGGCCGCGTTGTCCCTTGAGCTGGCCCGTCATCCGCATGTGTGGATCATGACGGACGACATGTACGAGCACATTCGCTATGACGGGTGGCAGTTTTCGACGATCGCCTCCGTCGACCCGGCCCTGCACGATCGGATCTTGACGGTCAATGGTGTGTCGAAGGCCTATGCGATGACGGGATGGCGCATCGGCTATGCCGGCGGCCCCACCGCGCTGATCCAGGCGATGGCCACGATTCAGTCGCAAAGCACCAGCAACCCATGCTCGGTCGCCCAAGCGGCCGCGACGGCGGCGCTGGATGGCCCGATGGATTTCCTGCTGCCACGCAACCAGGCCTTCAAACAGCGGCGCGACAACTGCCTTCAAGCGCTCAATGCGATCGACGGCGTGCATTGCCGCACACCCGAAGGCGCGTTCTACTTGTTCCCGTCGTGCAAAGGGCTGATTGGCCGTACAACCGCACAGGGCAAGGTGCTGAAATCCGACGTGGACGTCAGCCAATTCTTTCTTGAAGACGCGCACGTGGCCGTGGTGCCGGGCAGCGCATTTGGCGCTGAAGGCTACTTCCGCATCTCATTTGCGACGTCGGACGAGCGGCTGGCGCAAGCGTGCAAGCGTCTTCGCGACGTCTGCGACACCCTTAACTGA
- a CDS encoding ribonuclease activity regulator RraA, producing the protein MTVSDEVQFKALSGVTTATLTTILLKKGLRNVWIRGAFPLAQGLERIVGRAFTVRFVPAREDLATPESWSSPKSSRGAIEQMPSGCIAVVDAMGVKDAGIWGDILCARMAKRGVAGLVTDGVVRDLAGVLGTKLPVWASGAAAPPSVAGLTFVDWQQPVACGGVAVFPDDVIVADQDGAVVIPAALLAVVVDAAVEQERFEGWIMDEVNNGAVLPGLYPPNEANKAKYEASKKR; encoded by the coding sequence ATGACGGTTTCCGACGAGGTTCAATTCAAGGCGCTGTCCGGCGTCACCACGGCAACACTGACCACCATTTTGTTGAAGAAGGGGCTGCGCAACGTCTGGATTCGCGGCGCCTTCCCCTTGGCGCAAGGCCTGGAACGCATCGTCGGCCGCGCGTTCACCGTGCGCTTCGTGCCTGCCCGCGAAGACCTGGCGACGCCGGAATCCTGGTCCTCGCCCAAGTCCAGCCGGGGCGCCATCGAGCAGATGCCCTCGGGCTGCATCGCGGTGGTCGACGCCATGGGCGTGAAAGACGCCGGCATCTGGGGCGACATTCTGTGTGCTCGCATGGCGAAGCGGGGCGTTGCGGGTCTAGTGACCGACGGCGTCGTGCGCGACCTGGCCGGCGTGCTGGGAACCAAGCTGCCCGTCTGGGCGAGCGGCGCGGCGGCGCCTCCGTCGGTGGCCGGCCTGACGTTCGTGGATTGGCAGCAGCCCGTCGCCTGCGGCGGCGTGGCCGTCTTTCCGGATGACGTGATCGTCGCGGATCAGGATGGCGCCGTCGTCATCCCGGCCGCGCTGCTGGCCGTCGTGGTCGACGCCGCCGTCGAGCAGGAACGCTTTGAAGGCTGGATCATGGACGAGGTCAACAATGGCGCCGTGCTGCCGGGCCTGTACCCGCCGAACGAAGCCAACAAGGCGAAGTACGAGGCGTCCAAGAAGCGCTGA
- a CDS encoding type 1 glutamine amidotransferase, whose amino-acid sequence MTPRVAIIETMENTQLGLLLSALNEAHADITWFRVYRDGLGDIALDDFDALIVPGGWPSARDDHLYPYLPKLVALMRAFGDAGKSVLGICLGAQVLARAYGADNLLGVAREFSWTPLTVTDDGRADPLFAELQDGFISFQWHVDTYTLPKTALLLAQSQTVQNQCFRVGRATYGMQFHFEASGDVVHDWTRGNPERVNRIAPGWLETQAAEDRARFAADADAAGLNIARAFVATIGKPAQV is encoded by the coding sequence ATGACCCCGCGCGTCGCAATCATCGAAACCATGGAGAACACGCAGCTTGGCCTTCTGCTGAGCGCGCTGAACGAAGCCCATGCCGACATCACCTGGTTCCGCGTCTACCGCGACGGCCTCGGCGACATTGCGCTCGATGACTTCGACGCCCTGATCGTTCCCGGCGGCTGGCCCAGCGCGCGGGACGATCATCTTTATCCCTACCTGCCCAAGCTGGTCGCGCTGATGCGCGCATTCGGCGATGCCGGCAAGTCGGTGCTGGGCATTTGCCTTGGCGCGCAGGTGCTGGCCCGCGCCTATGGCGCCGACAACCTGTTGGGCGTCGCGCGGGAATTCTCCTGGACGCCGCTGACCGTGACGGACGATGGACGCGCGGATCCGCTCTTTGCCGAGTTGCAGGACGGCTTCATCAGTTTCCAGTGGCACGTGGACACCTACACCCTGCCCAAGACCGCCCTGCTTCTGGCTCAATCCCAAACCGTCCAGAATCAGTGTTTCCGCGTGGGGCGAGCCACTTACGGCATGCAGTTCCACTTTGAAGCCAGTGGCGACGTCGTACACGACTGGACGCGCGGTAATCCTGAGCGGGTCAATCGCATTGCGCCGGGATGGCTGGAAACGCAGGCGGCCGAGGACCGGGCCCGCTTTGCTGCCGACGCCGACGCGGCGGGCCTGAACATTGCGCGCGCCTTCGTTGCCACCATCGGCAAGCCCGCGCAGGTCTGA